A window of the Homo sapiens chromosome 18, GRCh38.p14 Primary Assembly genome harbors these coding sequences:
- the GALR1 gene encoding galanin receptor type 1 — MELAVGNLSEGNASWPEPPAPEPGPLFGIGVENFVTLVVFGLIFALGVLGNSLVITVLARSKPGKPRSTTNLFILNLSIADLAYLLFCIPFQATVYALPTWVLGAFICKFIHYFFTVSMLVSIFTLAAMSVDRYVAIVHSRRSSSLRVSRNALLGVGCIWALSIAMASPVAYHQGLFHPRASNQTFCWEQWPDPRHKKAYVVCTFVFGYLLPLLLICFCYAKVLNHLHKKLKNMSKKSEASKKKTAQTVLVVVVVFGISWLPHHIIHLWAEFGVFPLTPASFLFRITAHCLAYSNSSVNPIIYAFLSENFRKAYKQVFKCHIRKDSHLSDTKESKSRIDTPPSTNCTHV; from the exons ATGGAGCTGGCGGTCGGGAACCTCAGCGAGGGCAACGCGAGCTGGCCGGAGCCCCCCGCCCCGGAGCCCGGGCCGCTGTTCGGCATCGGCGTGGAGAACTTCGTCACGCTGGTGGTGTTCGGCCTGATCTTCGCGCTGGGTGTGCTGGGCAACAGCCTAGTGATCACCGTGCTGGCGCGCAGCAAGCCGGGCAAGCCGCGGAGCACCACCAACCTGTTCATCCTCAACCTGAGCATCGCCGACCTGGCCTACCTGCTCTTCTGCATCCCCTTCCAGGCCACCGTGTACGCGCTGCCCACCTGGGTGCTGGGCGCCTTCATCTGCAAGTTCATCCACTACTTCTTCACCGTGTCCATGCTGGTGAGCATCTTCACCCTGGCCGCGATGTCCGTGGACCGCTACGTGGCCATCGTGCACTCGCGGCGCTCCTCCTCCCTCAGGGTGTCCCGCAACGCGCTGCTGGGCGTGGGCTGCATCTGGGCGCTGTCCATTGCCATGGCCTCGCCCGTGGCCTACCACCAGGGCCTCTTCCACCCGCGCGCCAGCAACCAGACCTTCTGCTGGGAGCAGTGGCCCGACCCTCGCCACAAGAAGGCCTACGTGGTGTGCACCTTCGTCTTCGGCTACCTGCTGCCGCTCCTGCTCATCTGCTTCTGCTATGCCAAG GTCCTTAATCACTTGCATAAAAAGTTGAAGAACATGTCAAAGAAGTCTGAAGCATCCAAGAAAAAG ACTGCACAGACAGTtctggtggtggttgtggtgttTGGAATCTCCTGGCTGCCGCACCACATCATCCATCTCTGGGCTGAGTTTGGAGTTTTCCCGCTGACGCCGGCTTCCTTCCTCTTCAGAATCACCGCCCACTGCCTGGCGTACAGCAATTCCTCCGTGAATCCTATCATTTATGCATTTCTCTCTGAAAATTTCAGGAAGGCCTATAAACAAGTGTTCAAGTGTCACATTCGCAAAGATTCACACCTGAGTGATACTAAAGAAAGTAAAAGTCGAATAGACACCCCACCATCAACCAATTGTACTCATGTGTGA
- the GALR1 gene encoding galanin receptor type 1 isoform X1: MELAVGNLSEGNASWPEPPAPEPGPLFGIGVENFVTLVVFGLIFALGVLGNSLVITVLARSKPGKPRSTTNLFILNLSIADLAYLLFCIPFQATVYALPTWVLGAFICKFIHYFFTVSMLVSIFTLAAMSVDRYVAIVHSRRSSSLRVSRNALLGVGCIWALSIAMASPVAYHQGLFHPRASNQTFCWEQWPDPRHKKAYVVCTFVFGYLLPLLLICFCYAKVLNHLHKKLKNMSKKSEASKKKVQGASFGWIYHSGVWRMVALFSQIH, translated from the exons ATGGAGCTGGCGGTCGGGAACCTCAGCGAGGGCAACGCGAGCTGGCCGGAGCCCCCCGCCCCGGAGCCCGGGCCGCTGTTCGGCATCGGCGTGGAGAACTTCGTCACGCTGGTGGTGTTCGGCCTGATCTTCGCGCTGGGTGTGCTGGGCAACAGCCTAGTGATCACCGTGCTGGCGCGCAGCAAGCCGGGCAAGCCGCGGAGCACCACCAACCTGTTCATCCTCAACCTGAGCATCGCCGACCTGGCCTACCTGCTCTTCTGCATCCCCTTCCAGGCCACCGTGTACGCGCTGCCCACCTGGGTGCTGGGCGCCTTCATCTGCAAGTTCATCCACTACTTCTTCACCGTGTCCATGCTGGTGAGCATCTTCACCCTGGCCGCGATGTCCGTGGACCGCTACGTGGCCATCGTGCACTCGCGGCGCTCCTCCTCCCTCAGGGTGTCCCGCAACGCGCTGCTGGGCGTGGGCTGCATCTGGGCGCTGTCCATTGCCATGGCCTCGCCCGTGGCCTACCACCAGGGCCTCTTCCACCCGCGCGCCAGCAACCAGACCTTCTGCTGGGAGCAGTGGCCCGACCCTCGCCACAAGAAGGCCTACGTGGTGTGCACCTTCGTCTTCGGCTACCTGCTGCCGCTCCTGCTCATCTGCTTCTGCTATGCCAAG GTCCTTAATCACTTGCATAAAAAGTTGAAGAACATGTCAAAGAAGTCTGAAGCATCCAAGAAAAAG gtgcagggtgcaagctttggatggatctaccattctggggtctggaggatggtggccctcttctcacagatccactaG